In Alkalidesulfovibrio alkalitolerans DSM 16529, one genomic interval encodes:
- a CDS encoding PAS domain-containing sensor histidine kinase, with product MDDTFPTLFAPARRADSTDLLRQYEAFKDYHCTEMVNSLPSLVVVLNATRQIVFANKSLLDLVGATDVKDILGQRPGEVLGCVHAKDTDGGCGTSSFCQECGAVRAILKSLDGVRETQECSMLRTNRGIFEALDLLVTAVPFSLSGENFTVFSVIDISHQNRRRALERIFFHDIMNTAGGLKGLLEMLRDEVPPHLREDVGVLHVSFERMLDEIASQRELMAAESGELVVRSMMLKSTDVLQSLAGVYARHDSGRGKRLGLSPDTDVVWLETDYTLLSRVMGNMVKNALEATDAGGLVELGCTDEGERVAFWVRNAQIMDDSTRLNVFKRSFSTKGTGRGLGTYSMKLLGERYLGGEVSFLSEHGKGTVFTLRLPLRRE from the coding sequence ATGGACGACACCTTCCCCACCTTGTTCGCACCGGCCCGCCGCGCCGACTCGACCGACCTGCTCCGTCAGTACGAGGCATTCAAGGACTACCACTGCACGGAGATGGTCAACTCCTTGCCTTCGCTCGTGGTGGTGCTGAACGCCACGCGCCAGATCGTCTTCGCCAACAAGAGCCTGCTCGACCTCGTGGGCGCGACCGACGTGAAGGACATCCTCGGCCAACGGCCGGGCGAGGTTTTGGGCTGCGTGCACGCCAAAGACACGGATGGCGGCTGCGGCACGTCGAGCTTCTGCCAGGAGTGCGGGGCCGTGCGGGCCATCCTGAAGAGCCTGGACGGCGTGCGCGAGACGCAGGAATGCAGCATGCTGCGCACGAACAGGGGGATATTCGAGGCGCTCGACCTTTTGGTCACGGCCGTGCCATTCTCCCTCTCGGGCGAAAACTTTACGGTCTTCTCGGTCATCGACATCAGCCACCAGAACCGCCGCCGCGCCCTGGAGCGCATCTTTTTCCACGACATCATGAACACGGCCGGGGGGCTGAAGGGGCTCTTGGAGATGCTGCGCGACGAGGTGCCGCCGCACCTGCGCGAGGACGTGGGCGTTTTGCACGTCTCCTTCGAGCGCATGCTCGACGAGATCGCCAGCCAACGCGAACTGATGGCCGCGGAATCGGGCGAGCTGGTGGTCCGCTCTATGATGCTCAAGTCCACGGACGTGCTGCAGTCGCTCGCGGGCGTCTACGCCCGGCACGACTCGGGCCGGGGCAAGCGGCTCGGGCTTTCGCCGGACACGGACGTGGTCTGGCTGGAGACCGACTACACGCTTCTTTCGCGGGTTATGGGCAACATGGTCAAGAACGCGCTGGAGGCCACGGATGCGGGCGGGCTGGTGGAACTCGGCTGCACGGACGAGGGCGAGCGGGTGGCCTTCTGGGTCAGGAACGCGCAGATCATGGACGACTCCACGCGGCTGAACGTGTTCAAGCGCTCTTTCTCCACCAAGGGCACGGGCCGGGGCCTTGGCACCTACTCCATGAAACTTCTGGGCGAGCGTTATCTGGGCGGCGAGGTTTCCTTCCTCTCCGAGCATGGCAAGGGCACGGTCTTCACCCTGCGCCTGCCCCTGCGTCGCGAGTAG
- a CDS encoding O-acetylhomoserine aminocarboxypropyltransferase/cysteine synthase family protein: protein MKNAQAPETLALHAGHTPDCATRSRAVPIYQTTSYTFDSAAHAADLFALKTPGYIYTRIMNPTTEVLENRLSAMHGAAGACCASSGMAAIFNAVCTIAASGQNFVTGSNLYGGTHTLFANTLRRFGIEARFVDSSDPANFAKAIDDKTRFLYTESIGNPSCNVDDLAAIAAVAHDHGLPFMVDNTVSPPPLFNPFEHGADIAVYSLTKMIGGHGTAIGGVVVDSGRFDWTSGRYPELSEPDPAYHGLVFTTTFCDLPDGSTGCPAFILKLRTSMLRDVGACIAPMNSFLVLQGVETLPMRARTHTANAQKVAEFLEKHPAVSWVRYAGLPSHPDFERAGRYFPLGPGAVFGFGLSGGREAGVRFIESVKLCSHLANILDAKTLVIHPASTTHSQLNEAELAKAGVSADMIRISVGLESVDDILADLDQALKA, encoded by the coding sequence ATGAAAAACGCTCAAGCCCCGGAAACCCTGGCCCTGCACGCCGGGCACACGCCCGATTGCGCCACTCGTTCGCGCGCCGTGCCCATCTACCAGACGACGTCCTACACATTCGACTCGGCGGCCCACGCGGCGGACCTGTTCGCCCTGAAGACGCCGGGATACATCTATACGCGGATCATGAACCCGACCACCGAGGTCTTGGAGAACCGGCTATCAGCCATGCACGGCGCGGCAGGAGCCTGCTGCGCCTCCTCGGGCATGGCCGCGATCTTCAACGCCGTGTGCACCATCGCCGCCTCGGGCCAGAATTTCGTCACCGGCTCGAACCTCTACGGCGGCACGCACACTCTCTTCGCCAACACGCTCAGGCGTTTCGGCATCGAGGCCCGTTTCGTGGACTCCTCGGACCCGGCGAATTTCGCCAAGGCCATCGACGACAAGACACGCTTCCTCTACACCGAATCCATCGGCAACCCGAGTTGCAACGTGGACGACCTCGCGGCCATCGCGGCCGTGGCCCACGACCACGGGCTGCCCTTCATGGTGGACAACACCGTGAGCCCGCCGCCGCTCTTCAATCCCTTCGAGCACGGCGCGGACATCGCGGTCTATTCGTTGACCAAGATGATCGGCGGCCACGGCACGGCGATCGGCGGCGTGGTCGTCGATTCGGGCCGCTTCGACTGGACCTCGGGCCGCTACCCGGAGTTGAGCGAACCCGATCCCGCCTACCACGGGCTGGTCTTCACCACGACCTTCTGCGATCTGCCCGACGGCTCAACGGGCTGCCCGGCCTTCATCCTCAAGCTGCGCACCAGCATGCTGCGCGACGTGGGCGCGTGCATCGCGCCCATGAACAGCTTCCTGGTGTTGCAAGGGGTGGAGACCCTGCCCATGCGTGCCCGCACGCACACGGCAAACGCCCAGAAGGTCGCTGAATTTCTGGAGAAGCACCCGGCCGTGTCCTGGGTGCGCTACGCGGGGCTGCCCTCGCATCCGGATTTCGAGCGCGCCGGGCGGTATTTTCCGCTCGGTCCGGGCGCGGTCTTCGGCTTCGGGCTTTCGGGCGGCCGCGAGGCGGGCGTGCGCTTCATCGAGTCGGTCAAGCTCTGTTCGCACCTGGCCAACATCCTGGACGCCAAGACCCTGGTCATTCATCCGGCCAGCACCACGCACTCGCAACTCAACGAGGCCGAACTGGCCAAGGCGGGCGTGTCAGCGGACATGATCCGCATCTCCGTGGGGCTTGAGAGCGTGGACGACATCCTGGCTGATCTCGATCAGGCGCTGAAAGCCTGA
- a CDS encoding amidohydrolase family protein — protein sequence MAESCDLLVRADFVLTQDDERTVLPGAALAVRDGLVAALGPAERLEESFAPARRIDLGAALVMPGLVNACTNAGMTVFRGLPGNDAKNPATSILHDPRAATIAARIACAEMIRTGTTCFADVFAPAEVVLVAADESGLRCVAGGLLDPDANGDMEGAMEHPRLRRLVTAPDMAMAAPGELEAAFALSRECGCLFVVRTAVSARATTAFAARHGVRPLEFLRRQGMLAANTLLTHCADILPEEIEILAASGAAVVHCPRADARRAVGFAPVRSMLEAGARLALGTGSPRDAGDLNMFGEMNAAALMHKAHLHDPMAVRADMALDMATRGGADALGWPGLGRLAPGSPADFMALDLTRPGLMPLLNPVSQAVYAATGHENVLTVCAGRVLFERGRFTTIDHAALAAEAAELAALARSHAG from the coding sequence ATGGCCGAATCCTGCGACCTTCTCGTCCGTGCCGATTTCGTCCTGACCCAGGACGACGAGCGCACGGTGCTGCCCGGCGCGGCCCTGGCCGTCAGGGACGGGCTCGTGGCGGCACTCGGCCCTGCCGAGCGCCTGGAAGAATCCTTTGCGCCCGCGCGGCGCATCGACCTCGGCGCGGCCCTGGTCATGCCTGGGCTCGTCAACGCCTGCACGAACGCGGGTATGACCGTGTTCCGGGGGTTGCCCGGCAACGACGCAAAAAACCCCGCGACGAGCATTCTTCACGATCCCAGGGCCGCGACGATCGCCGCGCGCATCGCCTGCGCCGAGATGATCCGTACCGGAACGACCTGCTTCGCCGACGTTTTTGCTCCAGCCGAGGTCGTGCTCGTTGCGGCCGACGAATCGGGGCTTCGCTGCGTGGCGGGCGGACTTCTCGATCCCGACGCGAATGGCGACATGGAAGGCGCAATGGAGCACCCACGCCTGCGCCGTCTTGTCACGGCCCCGGACATGGCGATGGCCGCGCCCGGCGAGTTGGAGGCTGCCTTCGCCCTTTCGCGCGAATGCGGTTGTCTTTTCGTCGTCCGCACGGCCGTAAGCGCGCGTGCAACGACCGCCTTCGCGGCCCGGCACGGCGTGCGGCCCCTGGAGTTCTTGCGTAGGCAGGGAATGCTGGCCGCGAACACGCTGCTCACGCACTGTGCGGATATCTTGCCTGAGGAGATCGAAATCCTGGCCGCAAGCGGCGCGGCCGTGGTCCACTGCCCCAGGGCCGACGCCAGGCGCGCCGTCGGCTTCGCTCCGGTGAGGAGCATGCTCGAAGCGGGAGCGCGGCTGGCGCTTGGTACGGGCTCCCCGCGCGATGCGGGCGACCTGAACATGTTCGGCGAGATGAACGCGGCCGCGCTCATGCACAAGGCTCACCTGCACGACCCCATGGCCGTGCGCGCGGACATGGCCCTGGACATGGCCACGCGCGGCGGCGCGGACGCGCTCGGTTGGCCGGGGCTTGGCCGCCTCGCGCCCGGCTCTCCCGCCGACTTCATGGCCCTGGATCTGACGCGGCCCGGCCTCATGCCGCTGCTCAATCCCGTCTCGCAGGCCGTCTACGCGGCCACGGGCCACGAGAACGTGCTCACGGTCTGCGCGGGCCGCGTGCTCTTCGAGCGCGGACGTTTCACGACCATCGATCATGCCGCCCTGGCCGCCGAGGCGGCGGAACTGGCGGCCCTGGCGCGCTCGCACGCGGGCTGA
- a CDS encoding PAS domain-containing sensor histidine kinase — protein sequence MPRLSDEDERATARARLMGLGETSGRKSYYPELQSRLAELERFRALLDQSSDTILLVDGKTGHVVDVSGAADTLGARRERLVGRLVDSLLTPKGASRLRRALVKGRGLVPLDTEASRLVIDGRPAPPLEANVRVVNFGDRKYAIVACRDVTAQVEARREVEKAKAELERRVQERTMELTAANALLQEAVREHKDAEQRFRAARDLAEEASRAKTEFLSVVSHELRTPLTAVRGFAQIIVKQLGRNVAPLAQENQAAARSLGQILENLDIIILESHRLSGLIDDLLDFSRLESGRVDFVCEAVDLGNVLTRAVQATESLFHEADVPLDIFVPSDLPRVAGDADRLMQVVVNLLSNAVKFTGKGGKVSCEAWAGSEHVLISVSDTGEGIPEEFLERIFDKFVQAGDPLTGRPKGTGLGLAISRQIVERHGGHIWAESRAGQGSTFYFNIPTISDQSSLKCDHGRES from the coding sequence ATGCCAAGGCTCTCTGACGAGGACGAAAGGGCCACTGCCCGGGCCAGGCTCATGGGCCTGGGCGAGACTTCGGGCCGCAAGAGCTACTATCCCGAGTTGCAAAGCAGGCTGGCCGAATTGGAGCGCTTCCGCGCCCTGCTCGACCAGAGCAGCGACACCATCCTGCTCGTGGACGGCAAGACCGGCCATGTGGTGGACGTCTCGGGTGCGGCGGACACGCTGGGCGCGCGGCGCGAGAGGCTCGTGGGCCGACTCGTGGATTCACTGCTGACGCCGAAAGGCGCCTCGCGGCTGCGTCGGGCCCTGGTCAAGGGCCGGGGGTTGGTCCCTCTGGACACTGAGGCTTCGCGCCTGGTCATCGATGGCCGCCCTGCGCCGCCGCTCGAAGCCAATGTGCGCGTGGTCAATTTCGGCGACCGCAAGTATGCCATCGTGGCCTGCCGCGACGTGACCGCCCAGGTGGAAGCGCGGCGCGAGGTGGAGAAAGCCAAGGCGGAGCTTGAACGCCGCGTACAGGAACGCACGATGGAACTGACCGCGGCCAACGCTCTCTTGCAGGAGGCCGTGCGCGAACACAAGGACGCCGAGCAGCGCTTCCGCGCGGCCAGGGATCTGGCCGAGGAGGCCAGCCGCGCCAAGACCGAATTCCTGTCCGTGGTCTCGCACGAGTTGCGCACTCCGCTCACGGCCGTGCGCGGCTTCGCCCAGATCATCGTCAAGCAGCTCGGGCGAAACGTCGCGCCCCTGGCCCAGGAAAACCAGGCGGCCGCGCGTTCCCTTGGGCAGATACTGGAGAACCTGGACATCATCATCCTGGAGAGCCATCGTCTTTCCGGGCTCATCGACGATCTGCTCGACTTCTCCAGGCTGGAGAGCGGCCGCGTGGATTTCGTCTGCGAAGCCGTGGACCTCGGGAACGTCCTGACCAGAGCGGTTCAGGCTACGGAGTCGCTCTTCCACGAGGCGGACGTGCCCCTCGACATCTTCGTGCCTTCCGACCTGCCGCGGGTGGCGGGCGATGCGGACCGGCTCATGCAGGTCGTGGTCAACCTGCTCTCCAACGCCGTGAAGTTCACGGGCAAGGGGGGCAAGGTGAGCTGCGAGGCCTGGGCAGGCAGCGAACATGTGCTCATCAGCGTGAGCGATACGGGCGAGGGAATCCCCGAGGAATTTTTGGAACGGATATTCGACAAGTTCGTGCAGGCGGGCGACCCGCTCACCGGGCGTCCCAAGGGAACCGGCCTCGGCCTGGCCATCAGCCGCCAGATCGTGGAGCGGCACGGCGGGCACATCTGGGCCGAAAGTCGGGCTGGACAAGGGAGCACGTTTTATTTCAATATACCCACCATATCAGACCAAAGTAGTCTGAAATGCGACCACGGGAGAGAATCATGA
- the ercA gene encoding alcohol dehydrogenase-like regulatory protein ErcA, with product MSRDEGFLELRKFLAPEYVFGSGAAWLAGRYASNLGARRVMLVSDPGVDEAGWTTRVEETLAESGIAPVTFLGVTPNPRESEVMRGAAIYADEGCDAIVVVGGGSPMDCAKGIGIVAATGRHILEFEGVDKVDRPCPPLICIPTTAGTSADVSQFAIINDTARQVKIAIVSKSTVPDVSLVDPVLTTTMPRDLSVDTGLDALTHAIEAYVSNAASPMTDLHAIEAVRLIAKYLPKVTDDLTNIPLRGKMMLGSLFAGLAFSNAILGAVHAMAHSLGGFLDLPHGRCNAILLDHVMAYNFEAAPDRYTAIGRAMGAEIPEGALQDEAREHMVAAIRALKSKVGATETLGSLGVRAEDLPALAAKAAADPCLLTNPRAMGEKELAEIYAKAL from the coding sequence ATGTCACGAGACGAAGGGTTTCTCGAACTGCGCAAGTTCCTGGCCCCGGAATACGTTTTCGGTTCCGGCGCGGCCTGGCTCGCCGGGCGTTACGCCTCCAACCTGGGCGCGCGCCGGGTGATGCTGGTCAGCGACCCCGGCGTGGACGAGGCGGGCTGGACCACGCGCGTGGAGGAGACCCTGGCCGAATCGGGAATCGCGCCCGTGACGTTTCTCGGCGTGACGCCCAACCCCCGCGAAAGCGAGGTCATGCGCGGCGCGGCCATCTACGCGGACGAGGGCTGCGACGCCATCGTGGTGGTCGGCGGCGGAAGCCCCATGGACTGCGCCAAGGGCATCGGCATCGTGGCCGCCACGGGCAGGCACATCCTGGAATTCGAGGGCGTGGACAAGGTGGACCGGCCCTGCCCGCCCCTGATCTGCATCCCCACCACGGCCGGAACTTCGGCCGACGTCTCGCAGTTCGCCATCATCAACGACACGGCCCGGCAGGTGAAGATAGCCATCGTTAGCAAATCCACGGTGCCTGACGTCTCCCTGGTGGATCCGGTGCTGACGACCACCATGCCCCGCGACCTGAGCGTGGACACCGGCCTGGACGCCCTGACGCACGCCATCGAGGCCTACGTCTCCAACGCGGCCTCGCCCATGACCGATCTGCATGCCATCGAGGCCGTGCGCCTGATCGCGAAATATCTGCCAAAGGTGACGGACGACCTCACGAACATCCCCCTGCGCGGCAAGATGATGCTCGGCAGCCTTTTCGCCGGTCTGGCCTTTTCCAACGCCATCCTGGGCGCGGTGCACGCCATGGCCCATTCCCTGGGCGGCTTTCTGGACCTGCCGCACGGCCGCTGCAACGCCATTTTGCTCGATCATGTCATGGCCTACAATTTCGAGGCCGCGCCGGATCGCTATACGGCCATCGGCCGGGCCATGGGGGCCGAAATCCCCGAGGGCGCGCTTCAGGACGAGGCCAGGGAACACATGGTCGCGGCCATACGCGCGCTCAAGAGCAAGGTGGGGGCGACGGAGACGCTCGGGTCGCTTGGCGTGCGCGCCGAGGATCTGCCCGCCCTGGCGGCCAAGGCCGCGGCCGACCCCTGCCTGCTCACCAACCCCCGCGCCATGGGCGAAAAGGAACTGGCGGAGATATATGCCAAGGCTCTCTGA
- a CDS encoding HAMP domain-containing sensor histidine kinase, protein MPTMSLRLRLLLWFWGLLLAGLAPLYLSMGGAIQSDLHKNARERALLLLDASCWLVETQPSFSSEDRFDEWLTGLGGRLGVRLTYVAQGRVVADSEVVFSDLPSLEHHGSRPEILAATRGETGEDTRRSATVARDLIYVARACAVPGVAEGGTLRVALPVAELSDRVAALKQRLLLILFGGLVISALLALLATRGLMVSIRELSDMVTAIGRGAYDRRVRVYSGREFAPLVEAVNAMAADIERHVGVVEEQGAQLQALFNGLSEGVMTVDAKGRVVSVNPAFLQMFPEAREAQGKAVIEVTLQAELGRAVTNILAREPGGRPARLLMNVNSRELEARIEAYVDARGERRAVVVVQDQSRLRRLEQMRRDFVANVSHELRTPLTSIRGYAETLADLPPEREAERGRFLSIIQKNADHMSRMVESLLALARWENSQPGARAVPVDARTLIDEALAMLRPEAEKKGVRLLADVPADLPRPLADAAGLADVLRNVLDNAVKYSPRDGEVRISARGSEDRVVFRVEDQGPGIPAHARDRVFERFYRVGDGPGKKDGGAGLGLAICRNILAALGGTIRAESPLSDGKGTAFVFDLPRA, encoded by the coding sequence ATGCCCACGATGTCCTTGCGTCTTCGCCTCCTGCTCTGGTTCTGGGGCCTCCTTCTGGCCGGTCTGGCACCGCTGTATCTGTCCATGGGCGGAGCCATCCAGTCCGACTTGCACAAGAACGCGCGCGAGCGCGCCCTGCTCCTGCTCGACGCCTCCTGCTGGCTTGTGGAGACACAGCCGTCCTTTTCTTCCGAGGACCGGTTCGACGAATGGCTGACGGGCCTGGGCGGCCGACTGGGCGTCCGCCTGACCTATGTCGCGCAGGGTCGCGTGGTCGCGGACAGCGAAGTGGTCTTTTCCGATTTGCCGTCCCTGGAGCATCACGGCTCCCGGCCCGAAATACTGGCCGCGACGCGCGGCGAAACCGGCGAGGACACCCGCCGCAGCGCCACAGTAGCCCGCGACCTGATCTACGTGGCCCGCGCCTGCGCCGTGCCTGGCGTGGCCGAGGGCGGCACCCTGCGCGTGGCCCTGCCCGTGGCCGAACTCTCGGACCGCGTGGCCGCGCTCAAACAGCGCCTGTTGCTCATCCTTTTTGGCGGGCTCGTGATTTCGGCCCTGCTCGCGCTGCTGGCCACGCGCGGTCTCATGGTCTCCATCCGTGAGCTTTCGGACATGGTCACGGCCATCGGGCGCGGGGCCTATGATCGTCGTGTGCGCGTCTACTCGGGCCGCGAGTTCGCGCCCCTGGTCGAGGCGGTCAACGCCATGGCAGCCGACATCGAGCGCCATGTCGGGGTTGTGGAGGAGCAGGGCGCGCAGTTGCAGGCGCTCTTCAACGGCCTCTCCGAGGGCGTGATGACCGTGGACGCCAAGGGCCGGGTGGTTTCCGTGAATCCGGCCTTCCTGCAGATGTTTCCCGAGGCGCGGGAGGCCCAGGGCAAGGCCGTGATCGAGGTCACGCTGCAGGCCGAACTCGGCCGTGCCGTGACCAATATCCTGGCCCGCGAGCCTGGCGGCAGGCCTGCGCGTCTTCTCATGAACGTGAACAGCCGCGAACTGGAGGCGCGCATCGAGGCCTACGTCGACGCACGGGGCGAGCGCCGAGCCGTGGTCGTGGTCCAGGACCAAAGCCGCCTGCGCCGCCTGGAGCAGATGCGCCGCGACTTCGTGGCCAACGTCAGCCACGAGTTGCGTACTCCCCTGACCTCGATCAGGGGCTACGCCGAGACCCTTGCGGACCTCCCGCCCGAGCGGGAGGCCGAGCGCGGACGTTTTCTGTCCATCATCCAGAAGAACGCGGACCACATGAGCCGCATGGTGGAGAGCCTGCTGGCCCTGGCGCGCTGGGAAAACAGCCAGCCCGGCGCGCGCGCTGTGCCCGTGGATGCGCGGACCCTGATCGACGAGGCGTTGGCCATGCTCAGGCCCGAGGCCGAGAAGAAGGGCGTGCGGCTGCTGGCCGACGTGCCCGCCGACCTGCCCCGGCCGCTGGCCGACGCGGCAGGGCTGGCCGACGTGCTGCGAAACGTCCTGGACAACGCGGTCAAGTACAGTCCCAGGGACGGCGAGGTCCGCATCTCGGCGCGCGGCTCCGAGGACCGTGTGGTCTTCCGTGTCGAGGACCAGGGGCCGGGCATCCCCGCCCATGCCAGGGACAGGGTTTTTGAACGATTCTACCGCGTGGGCGACGGGCCGGGGAAAAAGGATGGCGGCGCGGGTCTGGGGCTGGCCATCTGCCGCAACATCCTGGCGGCGCTTGGCGGAACCATCCGCGCGGAGAGCCCCCTGTCCGACGGCAAGGGCACGGCCTTCGTCTTCGACTTGCCGCGCGCCTAG
- a CDS encoding methyl-accepting chemotaxis protein — MNIGDLRFRTKLGVGFGVIFVLFSIIMVVSYQSLDRLGRATDMNMRSVRVLNQAENIVTALLSKESGVRGFVITGNEAFLEPYVAGRRDYQIALAEIKRLTANYPEHQDRLAVLERDAEQWIANTAESQIAMRRQVNEGSMMFESLASVVARATGKHLMDEMRSLLVDIIADENARLDSRTSEVQRQEKLAESIIAYGGGATVGLGLLVAFAIGISIVRPMAKTLEFSQRVQDGDYDATLDIRQKDEIGKLADGLRAMVDSLKEKIREADRKSREAAAEAERAAAAMREAEEASQRAEEGRAAILEAAARLEEVVEIVTSSSEQLSAQVEQSSRGAEMQKDRAGETATAMEEMNATVLEVAKSAAQAAESADQAREQAQSGSEVVTQVVSAIGQVEEQAARLKGNMSGLGKQAEGIGQIMNVISDIADQTNLLALNAAIEAARAGDAGRGFAVVADEVRKLAEKTMAATKEVGEAINGIQQGTRQSISSVEQAADAIEQATALARTSGEALVEIVSLVETSADQVRAIATASEEQSSASEEINRAVEDINRISIETSDAMGQSAQAVSDLARQASELRKLIREMKQA, encoded by the coding sequence ATGAACATAGGCGATCTGCGATTCAGGACCAAGCTCGGCGTGGGGTTCGGCGTCATCTTCGTTCTGTTTTCGATCATCATGGTCGTCAGCTATCAGAGCCTCGATCGCCTGGGTAGGGCCACGGACATGAACATGCGTTCGGTCAGGGTGCTCAACCAGGCCGAGAACATCGTCACCGCCCTCCTGAGCAAGGAGTCTGGCGTCCGGGGGTTCGTCATCACCGGCAACGAGGCCTTCCTCGAACCCTACGTCGCGGGGCGGCGCGACTATCAGATAGCCCTGGCCGAGATCAAGCGGCTCACGGCGAACTACCCGGAGCACCAAGACCGGCTGGCTGTTCTGGAGCGCGACGCCGAGCAATGGATCGCCAACACCGCCGAGTCCCAGATCGCCATGCGCCGCCAGGTCAACGAGGGCTCCATGATGTTCGAGAGCCTGGCGTCCGTGGTTGCCCGGGCGACAGGCAAGCATCTCATGGACGAGATGCGTTCGCTCCTGGTGGACATCATCGCGGACGAAAACGCGAGGCTCGATTCACGTACGTCCGAGGTGCAGCGCCAGGAAAAGCTCGCCGAGTCGATCATCGCCTACGGCGGCGGCGCCACCGTGGGATTGGGACTGCTCGTGGCCTTCGCCATCGGCATCTCCATCGTGCGGCCCATGGCCAAGACCCTTGAGTTCTCGCAGCGCGTGCAGGATGGCGACTACGACGCGACGCTCGACATCCGCCAGAAGGACGAGATCGGCAAGCTGGCCGATGGACTGCGCGCCATGGTCGATTCCCTCAAGGAGAAAATCCGCGAGGCGGACAGAAAAAGCCGCGAGGCAGCCGCCGAGGCGGAGCGCGCGGCCGCGGCCATGCGCGAGGCCGAGGAGGCGTCGCAGCGGGCCGAGGAGGGCCGCGCGGCCATCCTGGAGGCCGCCGCGCGCCTTGAGGAAGTGGTCGAGATCGTGACCTCGTCCTCGGAGCAGCTTTCGGCGCAGGTGGAGCAATCCAGCCGGGGCGCGGAGATGCAGAAGGATCGCGCCGGGGAGACGGCCACGGCCATGGAGGAGATGAACGCGACGGTTTTGGAGGTTGCCAAGAGCGCGGCCCAGGCGGCCGAAAGCGCCGATCAGGCGCGCGAGCAGGCCCAAAGCGGGTCCGAGGTGGTCACGCAGGTCGTGTCGGCCATCGGTCAGGTGGAGGAGCAAGCCGCCCGGCTCAAGGGAAACATGTCGGGACTTGGCAAACAGGCCGAGGGCATCGGCCAGATCATGAACGTGATTTCGGACATCGCCGACCAGACCAACCTGTTGGCCCTGAATGCGGCCATCGAAGCCGCCCGCGCGGGAGATGCCGGGCGCGGTTTCGCCGTGGTCGCGGACGAGGTGCGCAAGCTCGCCGAGAAAACCATGGCCGCGACCAAGGAAGTGGGCGAGGCCATCAACGGCATCCAGCAGGGCACGAGGCAGAGCATCTCCAGCGTGGAGCAGGCCGCGGACGCCATCGAGCAGGCCACGGCCCTGGCGCGCACTTCGGGCGAGGCGTTGGTCGAGATAGTGAGCCTGGTAGAGACCTCGGCGGATCAGGTACGGGCCATCGCCACCGCCTCCGAGGAGCAATCCTCGGCCAGCGAGGAAATCAACCGCGCCGTGGAAGACATCAACCGCATCTCCATCGAGACGTCCGACGCCATGGGGCAGTCGGCCCAGGCCGTTTCGGACTTGGCGCGTCAGGCGTCGGAATTGCGCAAGCTGATCCGTGAAATGAAGCAGGCCTAG
- a CDS encoding nucleotidyltransferase family protein, giving the protein MSVETRRLIAAITPILQRNRVVSAALFGSVARGEARPDSDLDLLVEFAPDVDLLDAAGLKLELEERLGRPVDLVSRRSLKPRLAPNILADCVPIL; this is encoded by the coding sequence ATGTCCGTCGAAACCCGTCGTCTGATCGCCGCAATCACGCCCATCTTGCAGCGCAACCGCGTGGTTTCGGCTGCGCTCTTCGGCTCCGTTGCGCGCGGCGAGGCGCGGCCGGACAGCGACCTCGACCTGCTGGTGGAGTTCGCGCCGGATGTTGATCTGCTCGACGCGGCCGGCCTCAAGCTGGAGTTGGAGGAACGGCTGGGTCGCCCCGTGGACCTCGTCTCTCGCCGCTCGCTCAAGCCCCGTCTTGCCCCAAACATCCTGGCGGATTGCGTGCCCATCCTATGA